The Bdellovibrio sp. ZAP7 DNA segment GCTCAGTCCTGAGTTGGCTTCGGAAATCGTAACTCAGTTTTCTTCGCTCAATCCTGAAGCTGGCTATCTGTTTCCGCGCAAATCATTTCATATGGGACGTTGGATAATGCATGGAGGTTGGTATCCTGATTTCCAACTTCGTCTGTTTAACAAAGCTCAAAGTCGTTGGAATTCCGCAAACGTACATGAAAAGGTCGAAGTAAAAACTGTGCTTAAGATGAAGTCACCGCTGCTTCACTATGTCTTTGATGATCTCAGCGATCAGGTCGTCACCAATGATCGCTATTCCAGTCTGGGAGCTCGCGAACTTCAAGCCAAAGGCAATAGCTTCTCATATCTTAAGATGATTTTTAAGCCCTTCGGAAAATTTGTGGAAACCTATTTTGTCAAAGCTGGCTTTATGGACGGGCTTCCAGGATTTGTTATCGCTATCGGGGCGGCTTATTCGCTATTCTTGAAGTATGTAAAACTCTGGGAGCTTGAGCGTGTTAAAGAGACTACTTAAACTTAAAGTCCTACTTTCACTTTTATCTTTAACTGCTGTCACATCACGGGCGGCCCCCAGATACCCGGCGGTCGAAGACGTGCAGGGTATCGCAAGCTTAACTGGCAAAGACGGTGCAAAAATTAAACTGACGACTAAGACACCTCTTCAAGAGAAAGCTCTTTTCGAAACTGCCGATGATTCCACGGTGCGTGTCGCACTCGATGGAGTTCGCTATTTTGTGGTTCAACCCAATAGCTCCGTTTTATTGCCAACCATCAGTTGGGAGGGGGGCGAGGCGCCCGTCTTAATCCTGCGTTCTGGAAGCGTTCGCTGGGTGCAGAAAGATAATGAAAAGCCGAGCTACAACACGGTTTTGCGCTCCGACCTTTACGAATTCCTTCCGCCAGCTGGGGATTTTATTTTCCATATCAACAGCCCCAAAGCCTATGGCGAAGTGAAAGTTCTAAAGGGTTCCATCGAGTTCTCGGCTTTAAATGGTGAAACTACCGCGCAGGCAAAAGCCGGGGAGCAGGTCGGATTCCAAGGCATGGTTGAAGGCGGAGAGATTGCCTATGATGTTTTGTTAAAGGGTAAGAAAATCCCCCGAGGGAATCTCACTCCGGTGACCAAAATCAGCGACAAAGAACTTGCTTCCTTTGATGGGGCCGAGAAAAAACGCCAAGCCCACGCAGCACAGCTGGCGAAAAAGCAGCAAAAAGCTGCCCAGGCAGCAAAAAAGTCAGGGGCGATTTGTTCTGCTCCCAACGCTCGTTTTAATGAATGTGCATGGGTTAAGCTGGGGAGTTCGTGCCAGCGTCGCCGCTGTAACGCGAATGGGGATTGGGCTGAAGAAACCCTGCTAAATGCGCAAAATGCGAGCATCAACTGTAAGGCGCAACCCGTCGTAGCTCCTTGTGATTACTAGGCTTTAAAGAATTTTAAGATTCCGCATTTTTCCAACTTGCACTTTACCTTGGGAAGCTCTATAAAAGACCTTCCTTTGTGGTGGCCGTAGCTCAGTTGGTAGAGCATCGGATTGTGATTCCGAGTGTCGCGGGTTCAAGCCCCGTCGGTCACCCCAATTTTTCCTTTCAAATCCCCGAATAATTTAAAAGCAACTTCTCATCGAAACTTAAATCGCAGTGAACTTTACACAGCGAACGCGGTGATTTTTACCATAGCTCGGTCCATAAGATCCCCCTGAAGAAAAGCGATACACCGCTGGCAATCCGTCGCCAACAGCATAAAGTTTTGATTTGGTCCAAACGAAGCGAGCGGAAGGAATCTTGGGTGAAAGCTGATCTAACTCTTCTTTGGCAGGAATCACCCATTTTGCATAAACCTTATCATCACAAGGCCCCTGAGTTTTGCTTTCACAAACAGATTCAAGCTCGCGACAATATTCGTGAGACTTAGAGTAAGGCATTTCAGAAGAAGACTCCGGCGACATCATCAGAACATATTTAGAGCTACCCCAAGAAACATTCGCCGACACTAAAACGGTCAACACGATCAAGGCCTTCATCGCATCCTCCAAAAGAGGCTCAACATCTTTTGATTTTACTCCAAAGTCACATCGATAAAATTTATGGCAGTTATCATGTCATTCTAATGGTGGCAGGCTTTTGCCCAGTCATAAATAAAGCTCGTCGTCGAGGTTTTGCGTTCCTAAGTTTAAATTACTTCTCAAACCAGGAATTGGCCCTCACACTTAAAGAAACTACAGAGGATATCATGAAAAGATTTTTGATATTTGCGGCTCTGTTTCTAATATTGAGTGCTCAGGCAAACGCGATTCCTGAAGGCTCGGTCCAGGAACAAGAAGAATCAGCAGCAGAAACTTTGGAAATCAGCGATGCGATCCGCGCTCTTCTAAAGAATGATTCCACTCTCTCTGTCGGCGCTCAAAATGTCGGTATCTTTGAAAAACACAACTGCATCATTCTAAAAGGCTCTGTTAAATCCGCAGAAGAGCAAGCCAAGATCGGTAAAATCGCCGAAGAAGCCAGCCCCGGAATGAAAATCATCAACGACACCAAAGTTCGCTAAAAATAACTGGTACAAAGGATTGTTTGTAAGGTCTGGTCGAGACATCTGTTCGACAACAGACTAGTAAACCCCCTATCCTGGTGTCAGCAAGTCCCTCAGTTAAGTCACGTTGGAGCAAGCAACAATGAGTAAAACAGCTGCCACTTCCAAAGCTTCTAGAAAAAATCAAACGACGATTCCAGCTCGAGTGCGCAAGGCCTTAAGAATCGCCAAAGGCGAT contains these protein-coding regions:
- a CDS encoding BON domain-containing protein — its product is MKRFLIFAALFLILSAQANAIPEGSVQEQEESAAETLEISDAIRALLKNDSTLSVGAQNVGIFEKHNCIILKGSVKSAEEQAKIGKIAEEASPGMKIINDTKVR
- a CDS encoding glycosyltransferase family 2 protein, with amino-acid sequence MIEHQAKSVTKLPISLVVIALNEEAHIDRCIRSVPFADDVVVVDSFSTDRTVEIAEKAGARVFQEKWRGFGPQKAFAADQAKNHWILSLDADEALSPELASEIVTQFSSLNPEAGYLFPRKSFHMGRWIMHGGWYPDFQLRLFNKAQSRWNSANVHEKVEVKTVLKMKSPLLHYVFDDLSDQVVTNDRYSSLGARELQAKGNSFSYLKMIFKPFGKFVETYFVKAGFMDGLPGFVIAIGAAYSLFLKYVKLWELERVKETT